CATCGGCCTTGTCCTTGATGCCAACCGCTACACTCTGGCCTGACCCATGCTGATCGCCCAGCTCACCGACACCCATATCCGCCGCCCCGGAACGCTGGCCTATGGGGTGGTGGATACCGCCACCTATCTGGAAGCCGCGATCGCGCACATCGGCGCCCTATCGCCCCGCCCCGATGCGGTGATCGTCACCGGCGACGTGACCGACTTCGACGACCCGGAGGAATACGCCCGCTTTCGCGCCATCGCCGCGCCCCTCGGCCTGCCGCTCTTCCCCATTCCCGGCAATCACGACAGCTCCGCCGGGCTGCTCGCCGCCTTTCCCGAGATCGCGGCGCGCTGCGCGGGCGGGCGCGTGAATTATGTGGTGGAGGACTTCCCGCTCCGGCTGGTGATGCTCGATTCCACCGTCCATGGCCGGCCCCACGGAACCCTCGGCGCGGAAGGTCTCTCCTTCCTAGATACGACGCTGGCGGCCGCGCCCGG
The nucleotide sequence above comes from Xanthobacter flavus. Encoded proteins:
- a CDS encoding phosphodiesterase, with the translated sequence MLIAQLTDTHIRRPGTLAYGVVDTATYLEAAIAHIGALSPRPDAVIVTGDVTDFDDPEEYARFRAIAAPLGLPLFPIPGNHDSSAGLLAAFPEIAARCAGGRVNYVVEDFPLRLVMLDSTVHGRPHGTLGAEGLSFLDTTLAAAPGRPALVCAHHPPFLTGIRHMDVQNLFDAAGLEVVLRRHPQVVGFTCGHVHRAVTTTFAGIAATIAPAPAHSVSLALDADAAPTFHMEPPSLSLHLFAEGRLVTHRSFIGGFSGPHPFFGPDGKAIGTPE